Proteins encoded within one genomic window of Streptomyces sp. NBC_00523:
- a CDS encoding phytoene desaturase family protein, giving the protein MTVRDSYDAVIVGGGHNGLVAAAYLARAGQRVLVLERLPAPGGAAVSTRPFAGVDARLSRYSYLVSLLPRKIVRDLGLDFAVRKRTVSSYTPAVRDGRPTGLLVGGGGTRDSFAALTGSDREYEAWQRFYAMTGRLAGRVFPTLTEPLPTREALRERIGDADAWRMLFEEPVGVAVEEHFADDLVRGVVLTDALIGTFADAHDASLLQNRCFLYHVIGGGTGDWDVPVGGMGALTDALAGAALAAGARIRTGHEALRIDTDGARAEVTVRTADGEHTVGAHRVLVNASPQALAALLGDEPPTPAEGAQLKVNMLLTRLPRLRDRSVDPRQAFAGTFHIAEGYGQLAAAHRDASAGRLPAAPPSEIYCHSLTDPSILGPDLAARGYQTLTLFGLHTPARLFADDNDTARATLLRATLAELDAHLEEPLADCLALDANGEPCIEAKTPLDLERDLRLPGGHIFHRDLAFPYATETTGRWGVETPHPNVLLCGAGAVRGGGVSGVPGHNAAMAALRL; this is encoded by the coding sequence ATGACGGTACGGGACAGCTATGACGCGGTGATCGTGGGCGGTGGCCACAACGGCCTGGTCGCGGCGGCCTATCTGGCCCGCGCCGGCCAACGGGTGCTGGTCCTGGAGCGGCTCCCGGCCCCCGGGGGAGCGGCCGTCTCGACCCGCCCCTTCGCCGGGGTCGACGCCCGGCTCTCCCGCTACTCCTACCTGGTCTCGCTGCTCCCGCGGAAGATCGTCCGCGACCTCGGCCTGGACTTCGCCGTACGCAAGCGGACCGTGTCCTCGTACACCCCGGCCGTCCGCGACGGACGGCCCACCGGCCTCCTCGTCGGCGGCGGGGGAACCCGCGACTCCTTCGCCGCACTCACCGGTTCGGACCGGGAGTACGAGGCGTGGCAGCGCTTCTACGCGATGACCGGGCGGCTCGCCGGCCGCGTCTTCCCGACCCTGACCGAACCGCTGCCCACCCGCGAGGCGCTGCGGGAGCGGATCGGCGACGCGGACGCCTGGCGCATGCTGTTCGAGGAGCCCGTCGGCGTCGCCGTCGAGGAGCACTTCGCGGACGACCTGGTACGCGGCGTGGTCCTCACCGACGCGCTGATCGGCACGTTCGCCGACGCCCACGACGCCTCACTGCTCCAGAACCGCTGCTTCCTCTACCACGTCATCGGCGGCGGCACCGGTGACTGGGACGTCCCGGTCGGCGGCATGGGTGCCCTCACCGACGCCCTCGCCGGGGCCGCCCTGGCCGCCGGCGCGCGGATCAGGACCGGTCACGAGGCGCTGCGGATCGACACCGACGGAGCGCGCGCCGAGGTGACCGTACGCACGGCCGACGGCGAACACACCGTCGGCGCACACCGGGTCCTGGTCAACGCGTCCCCGCAGGCCCTCGCCGCCCTCCTCGGGGACGAGCCGCCGACGCCCGCCGAGGGCGCCCAGCTCAAGGTGAACATGCTGCTCACCCGGCTGCCCCGGCTCCGCGACCGGTCGGTGGACCCGCGCCAAGCGTTCGCCGGTACGTTCCACATCGCGGAGGGGTACGGGCAGCTCGCCGCCGCCCACCGGGACGCCTCGGCCGGACGGCTGCCCGCCGCACCGCCGTCCGAGATCTACTGCCACTCGCTGACGGACCCCTCGATCCTCGGCCCGGACCTCGCCGCCCGGGGCTACCAGACCCTGACCCTCTTCGGCCTGCACACTCCGGCCCGCCTCTTCGCCGACGACAACGACACCGCCCGCGCCACCCTGCTCCGGGCCACCCTCGCGGAACTCGACGCGCACCTGGAGGAGCCGCTCGCCGACTGCCTGGCGCTCGACGCGAACGGCGAGCCGTGCATCGAGGCGAAGACCCCGCTCGACCTCGAACGCGACCTGCGCCTGCCGGGCGGCCACATCTTCCACCGCGACCTCGCCTTTCCCTACGCCACGGAGACCACCGGCCGCTGGGGCGTGGAGACCCCGCACCCCAATGTCCTGCTGTGCGGGGCGGGCGCGGTGCGCGGAGGCGGGGTGAGCGGGGTCCCCGGCCACAACGCGGCGATGGCGGCGCTGAGGTTGTGA